Proteins from a genomic interval of Niabella soli DSM 19437:
- the panC gene encoding pantoate--beta-alanine ligase: MVLFKKKDDIQRFIAQLRQKNNKIGFVPTMGALHEGHISLVRAAREKCTIVVCSIFVNPTQFNDKKDLEKYPRTIEQDIALLIKNECDIIFCPEVAELYPDGTEQQPHFELGPVEFILEGKYRPGHFQGVATVVSKLFSIVKPDEVFFGQKDLQQTKVIERLIKNTPAFGSIHLNIVPTLRTESMLALSSRNTRLTTEQLTIAPVIYETLRFLKQHLAKGDLSPVIERATAMLEHRGLKTDYVTIADKETLEAVKEWDGHTKLAGLVAAFLGEVRLIDNLILTD, encoded by the coding sequence ATGGTTCTGTTTAAAAAGAAGGATGATATTCAGCGTTTTATTGCCCAATTACGTCAAAAAAACAACAAAATAGGCTTTGTTCCCACCATGGGGGCGCTGCACGAGGGGCATATAAGCCTGGTGCGGGCGGCCCGGGAAAAATGCACCATCGTGGTATGCAGCATTTTTGTAAACCCTACCCAATTCAACGATAAAAAAGATCTTGAAAAATACCCCCGCACGATAGAACAGGACATTGCCCTGCTGATCAAAAATGAATGCGATATTATATTTTGCCCGGAGGTTGCTGAGCTGTATCCCGATGGGACCGAGCAGCAACCGCACTTTGAGCTGGGCCCGGTTGAATTTATCCTGGAAGGAAAATACCGGCCGGGGCATTTCCAGGGGGTGGCAACGGTTGTTAGTAAATTATTTTCTATCGTAAAGCCCGACGAAGTGTTTTTTGGTCAAAAGGACCTGCAGCAAACCAAAGTTATCGAACGCCTGATCAAAAATACACCTGCTTTTGGGAGCATACATTTGAACATCGTTCCTACCCTGCGTACCGAAAGCATGCTGGCCCTAAGCAGCCGCAACACAAGACTGACCACTGAACAATTGACCATAGCGCCTGTTATTTATGAAACACTACGGTTCCTGAAGCAGCATCTTGCTAAAGGTGATCTTTCCCCGGTTATTGAAAGAGCCACGGCAATGCTGGAACATAGAGGTCTGAAAACGGACTATGTTACCATAGCCGATAAGGAAACATTGGAAGCTGTAAAGGAATGGGATGGTCATACAAAACTTGCGGGGCTGGTTGCGGCTTTTTTGGGTGAAGTGCGGCTGATCGACAACTTAATACTGACTGATTAG
- a CDS encoding TonB-dependent receptor translates to MRPLKQLFALLNLFFIFSAAAQAQSNLTGTIKNSETGEGINAASVTIAGTTTGTYSKPNGSFELKVGALPAKLVISSVGFETQEITATAATVQVSLVPKSVLGQEVVVSASRMAERILESPVTIDRVNSTAIKNMAAPNFYEALSNIKGVDLTTSSLTFRTLSTRGFNGSGNLRFNQLVDGMDNQAPALNFSVGNVVGMTEMDVDNVELLSGASSALYGSGGMNGTLLMTSKNPFKYQGLSVNIKQGVMHLSDPESKAKPFYDWSMRWGQKVGERFAYKLAVSYMKANDWVANDTRDLNRNNVISSLKPGGTRQNDPNYDGVNVFGDEASASMASIAQAYQAQTRAGILQATGGALDIVNLFNTLPPNATQAQIGALIAGLPAPLRPSATNLVPFYFGLRNGVYGGQLVSRTGYNEKDLVNYDAYSLKTSGGLYYKITDNIEASLVGYWGKGTSVYTGADRYSLLNFRIGQFKAELKGKNWFLRGYTTQENSGDSYTATTAALYINRQWRSDADWFGLYSGTYAGAKLQGATDDAAHAAARAAADAGRYLPGTPAYDSALARAKNTSIKDGGAKFADRSSLYHYEGQLNLSDQIKFVETILGASYRVYSLNSGGTIFADTTGRIKINEYGSYVQLQKRLFDDILKLTGSVRFDKRDGYKEHFTPRASAVVRVAQDNNIRFSFQTAYRFPSTQDQWINLNTPGSRLIGGDPSFINYFGFNTNPVYTSESVAAYRGSIVSGTPNPTLLKQAQFTSVKPERMNSFELGYRGLVTKELLIDVYGYRSQFKDFIARVAVARGSSGNPANAAVDLASPFTTTNYSFVTNTDVGVTSYGWGIGVEYRFNRGYVLGGNLSSDRLNNVPTGFISFFNTPKYRFNVSIANEAITKNLGFNLVYRWQDKVNWEGTFGSGPIPAYGTLDGQVSYKFTHINTSIKLGASNLLNKYYSSAFGNPMVGGLYYISLGYNL, encoded by the coding sequence ATGAGACCTCTGAAACAATTATTTGCCCTGTTGAATCTCTTCTTTATTTTTTCAGCGGCTGCGCAGGCGCAGTCAAACCTAACCGGAACGATAAAAAACAGCGAAACGGGCGAAGGCATTAATGCCGCCTCGGTTACGATTGCCGGCACTACCACCGGCACTTATTCCAAACCCAATGGGAGTTTTGAATTAAAAGTAGGCGCCCTGCCGGCCAAACTGGTTATTTCATCTGTAGGGTTTGAAACACAGGAAATAACAGCAACAGCCGCTACCGTGCAGGTAAGCCTGGTGCCAAAAAGTGTATTGGGACAGGAAGTAGTGGTTTCCGCAAGTAGGATGGCAGAGCGGATACTGGAGTCGCCGGTTACGATTGACCGGGTCAACAGTACCGCTATTAAAAATATGGCGGCCCCTAATTTTTACGAAGCGCTGTCAAATATTAAAGGGGTCGATCTTACCACATCCAGTCTTACCTTCAGAACCCTGAGCACCCGGGGATTTAATGGCAGCGGGAACCTGCGGTTCAATCAGTTGGTGGACGGTATGGATAACCAGGCCCCGGCCCTGAATTTTTCAGTGGGAAATGTGGTGGGAATGACGGAAATGGACGTGGATAATGTAGAATTATTGTCTGGCGCTTCTTCCGCACTGTATGGTTCGGGAGGAATGAACGGCACCTTGCTGATGACCAGTAAAAATCCGTTTAAATACCAGGGATTGAGCGTGAATATTAAACAGGGCGTGATGCATTTGTCTGACCCCGAAAGTAAAGCCAAGCCGTTTTATGACTGGTCTATGCGATGGGGGCAAAAGGTGGGCGAGCGATTTGCGTATAAACTGGCCGTATCTTATATGAAAGCCAACGACTGGGTTGCAAATGATACCCGTGATCTTAACCGTAATAACGTGATCAGTTCCCTAAAACCCGGCGGCACCCGGCAGAATGATCCTAATTATGATGGTGTAAATGTTTTCGGTGATGAAGCCAGCGCCAGTATGGCCAGCATCGCCCAGGCTTACCAGGCACAGACAAGAGCCGGTATATTGCAGGCTACAGGTGGCGCTCTTGATATTGTGAACCTGTTTAACACCCTTCCTCCGAACGCTACACAAGCGCAAATAGGAGCTTTGATTGCAGGGCTTCCTGCACCGTTGCGCCCCAGCGCTACCAACCTGGTGCCCTTTTACTTTGGTTTGCGTAATGGTGTGTATGGCGGGCAATTGGTTAGCCGCACCGGGTATAATGAAAAGGACCTGGTGAATTATGATGCCTATAGTCTTAAAACATCGGGCGGTTTGTATTATAAGATCACCGATAATATTGAGGCATCGCTGGTAGGATACTGGGGTAAGGGAACAAGTGTTTATACGGGAGCAGACCGTTATTCGCTCCTGAATTTCAGGATTGGTCAATTTAAGGCAGAATTAAAGGGAAAGAATTGGTTCCTGAGAGGCTATACAACGCAGGAAAACTCGGGAGATTCCTATACCGCAACGACTGCGGCTTTGTACATTAACCGGCAGTGGCGTTCTGATGCAGATTGGTTTGGATTATATTCCGGGACCTATGCCGGGGCAAAACTGCAGGGCGCTACTGATGATGCAGCGCATGCGGCGGCAAGGGCGGCTGCAGATGCCGGCAGGTACCTGCCCGGAACACCGGCTTACGACAGTGCATTGGCCAGGGCAAAAAACACCTCCATTAAAGATGGCGGCGCAAAATTTGCTGACCGGTCAAGTTTGTATCATTATGAAGGGCAATTAAATCTTTCGGATCAGATAAAATTTGTGGAAACCATATTGGGCGCATCTTACCGGGTGTATTCGCTGAACTCCGGCGGAACTATTTTTGCCGATACCACAGGCCGGATAAAAATAAATGAATACGGTAGTTATGTGCAATTGCAAAAACGATTGTTTGATGATATACTAAAACTGACGGGTTCGGTTCGGTTCGACAAGCGGGATGGATACAAGGAACACTTTACACCAAGAGCCAGTGCCGTTGTTCGGGTGGCGCAGGATAATAATATCCGTTTCTCGTTTCAAACAGCCTACCGGTTTCCTTCCACGCAGGATCAATGGATCAACCTGAATACCCCGGGCAGCCGTCTCATAGGCGGGGATCCCAGTTTTATTAATTATTTTGGATTTAATACCAACCCCGTTTATACTTCAGAGAGTGTTGCTGCCTACCGTGGCTCTATAGTTTCGGGTACGCCCAATCCAACTTTGTTAAAACAGGCGCAGTTTACCTCAGTAAAGCCGGAACGGATGAATTCCTTTGAGTTGGGTTACCGCGGGCTGGTGACCAAAGAACTGCTGATAGATGTTTATGGTTACAGGAGCCAGTTTAAAGATTTTATTGCCAGGGTGGCTGTTGCCAGGGGCAGCAGTGGCAATCCGGCAAATGCAGCAGTGGATCTGGCAAGTCCGTTTACCACCACCAACTATTCATTTGTAACCAATACAGATGTTGGTGTTACCTCCTATGGTTGGGGTATAGGAGTAGAATACCGGTTTAACAGGGGGTATGTTTTAGGTGGAAACCTTTCCAGCGACCGGTTAAATAATGTGCCCACCGGCTTTATTTCCTTTTTTAATACACCCAAATACCGCTTCAATGTAAGTATCGCTAATGAAGCGATAACAAAAAACTTAGGGTTTAACCTGGTTTACCGCTGGCAGGATAAAGTAAACTGGGAAGGCACTTTTGGCTCCGGACCCATACCTGCTTATGGCACATTGGATGGGCAGGTATCGTATAAATTTACGCACATTAATACAAGCATTAAATTGGGGGCCTCCAACTTATTAAATAAATATTATTCCAGCGCGTTCGGCAATCCAATGGTAGGAGGTTTGTACTACATTAGTCTTGGCTATAATCTTTAA
- a CDS encoding glycogen/starch synthase yields MSAKKRILFIANEMSPYLELTEFSETVNKLAIKANDNNFEVRCIMPRFGSINERRHRLHEVVRLSGINVTVDNDDLPLQIKVASLPSARLQVYFLENEELFKRKSLFHDENDKWFEDNDLRTVFYSKGALETVKKFGWSPDVIHCSGWMTGLIPFYLKTVYRKEPVFAHSKIVYTIGETTFKEKLGKGFISKALIHPSLKEKDLEVYKDGTNVALMRGGATFSDAITFGSADTDKKLVTEFSKVRGKKTLLFKEDSDLTEYLQLYHDLAS; encoded by the coding sequence ATGTCAGCAAAGAAAAGAATCTTATTTATAGCCAATGAAATGTCACCCTACCTTGAATTGACAGAATTCTCTGAAACCGTTAATAAACTTGCCATCAAAGCCAATGATAACAATTTTGAAGTGCGTTGCATTATGCCTCGTTTTGGGAGCATTAATGAGCGGCGGCATCGGTTACATGAGGTGGTAAGACTTTCAGGGATTAATGTTACCGTTGACAATGACGACCTGCCTTTGCAGATAAAGGTAGCTTCTTTGCCCAGCGCCCGTTTACAGGTGTATTTCCTGGAAAACGAGGAGCTGTTCAAAAGAAAGTCGCTGTTTCACGATGAAAATGATAAATGGTTCGAGGACAATGACCTGAGAACTGTTTTTTACAGCAAAGGCGCCCTGGAGACTGTGAAGAAATTCGGCTGGTCGCCGGATGTGATCCATTGCAGCGGCTGGATGACAGGGCTGATCCCTTTCTATCTTAAAACCGTATACCGCAAGGAGCCGGTATTTGCGCACAGCAAAATTGTTTACACCATTGGCGAAACCACTTTTAAAGAAAAACTGGGCAAGGGATTTATTTCCAAAGCGCTGATTCATCCTTCATTAAAGGAAAAAGACCTGGAAGTGTATAAAGATGGAACCAATGTGGCTCTGATGCGTGGCGGCGCAACTTTTTCGGATGCTATTACTTTTGGCTCGGCCGATACGGATAAGAAACTGGTGACCGAATTTTCGAAGGTGAGAGGGAAAAAAACGCTGTTGTTTAAGGAAGATTCCGATTTAACAGAGTATTTACAACTCTATCACGATCTTGCGAGCTGA
- the holA gene encoding DNA polymerase III subunit delta has product MSVDKILNEWGKKTYKPIYWLEGEEDYYIDQLVNYAEEKILSESEASFNLTIFYGRDANWADIINACRKYPMFSDRQVVILKEAQQLKELDKLEAYFQQPLGSTIFIVAYKDKKLDARTKFAKLVKEKSEFLSTKKIYDNALPEWVNNLVTALGHTITPKAVMLLVDHIGNDLARIENEVQKILINLKDRKSITEEDIENFVGISKDFNIFELQTAIAVKDFPKAIRVIQYFGDNPKAAPIQLVLPSLYAFFSKVFMIYGASGGDDAIAKQIGVNSFFYKSYAQAAKMYNYDGVERVLLLLHQYNLKSLGINATRIADADLLKEMVVKMML; this is encoded by the coding sequence ATGAGCGTCGATAAAATTCTGAATGAATGGGGTAAAAAGACTTACAAACCAATTTATTGGCTCGAAGGAGAGGAGGACTATTATATTGATCAACTGGTCAATTATGCGGAAGAAAAAATTTTATCAGAAAGTGAAGCTTCTTTTAATCTGACTATTTTTTATGGACGGGATGCGAACTGGGCAGATATCATAAACGCCTGCCGGAAGTACCCGATGTTTTCTGACCGCCAGGTCGTTATTTTAAAAGAGGCCCAGCAACTAAAAGAACTGGACAAGCTGGAAGCCTATTTTCAGCAACCATTAGGATCTACTATTTTTATTGTAGCGTATAAAGATAAAAAGCTGGACGCCCGCACCAAGTTTGCGAAACTGGTTAAAGAAAAATCCGAATTTTTAAGCACCAAAAAGATATACGACAACGCGCTGCCCGAATGGGTGAATAACCTGGTCACCGCACTGGGACATACCATAACCCCCAAAGCGGTAATGCTCCTGGTGGATCATATCGGGAATGATCTGGCCCGCATCGAAAATGAAGTACAGAAAATACTCATCAATTTAAAAGACCGGAAATCGATAACGGAAGAGGATATCGAAAATTTCGTGGGCATCAGCAAGGACTTTAACATCTTTGAACTGCAAACTGCCATCGCGGTGAAAGACTTTCCAAAAGCCATCCGGGTGATCCAATATTTTGGTGATAATCCCAAAGCCGCGCCCATTCAACTGGTACTGCCTTCGCTTTATGCTTTTTTTAGTAAAGTATTTATGATTTACGGAGCCTCCGGAGGGGACGATGCTATTGCAAAACAGATAGGGGTGAACTCCTTTTTTTATAAGAGCTATGCCCAGGCCGCCAAAATGTATAATTACGATGGGGTGGAACGGGTGTTATTATTATTGCACCAATATAACCTGAAAAGTTTGGGGATCAATGCCACCCGGATTGCCGACGCCGACCTCCTGAAGGAAATGGTGGTGAAGATGATGCTTTGA
- a CDS encoding phosphoribosylaminoimidazolesuccinocarboxamide synthase, producing the protein MSDFQFPGQTAFYKGKVRDVYTINNDRLVMIASDRISAFDVILPWPIPFKGQVLNQIAAYMLTATTDICPNWLQSVPAPNASIGIKCEPFKIEMVVRGHLTGHAWRTYQSGKRTLCGVPLPEGMKENEAFASPIITPSTKASEGHDEDISKEEIIVQGLASADEWEQLEQRALALFKRGQELAAKQGLILVDTKYEFGKKDGAIILMDEIHTPDSSRYFYADGFEERLQANEKQKQLSKEFVREWLIANDFMGKEGQQVPEMSDEWISTISNRYIELYEKVIGTAFQPEALTNEELYKRIVEGLDA; encoded by the coding sequence ATGTCTGATTTTCAATTCCCCGGCCAAACCGCTTTTTATAAGGGTAAAGTAAGAGATGTTTATACGATCAATAATGACCGGCTAGTCATGATCGCCTCCGATCGTATTTCCGCCTTTGACGTTATTTTACCGTGGCCCATTCCGTTTAAAGGACAGGTGTTAAACCAGATCGCCGCCTATATGCTGACCGCTACGACCGATATTTGCCCAAACTGGCTGCAATCCGTTCCGGCGCCCAATGCATCTATCGGCATCAAATGTGAGCCTTTTAAAATTGAAATGGTGGTGCGCGGACATTTGACCGGACATGCCTGGCGCACCTATCAATCGGGTAAACGAACCCTGTGTGGGGTGCCGCTGCCGGAAGGGATGAAAGAAAATGAGGCCTTCGCTTCCCCCATCATCACCCCAAGCACCAAGGCTTCCGAAGGGCATGATGAAGACATCAGCAAGGAAGAAATTATTGTGCAAGGTTTGGCCAGCGCCGATGAATGGGAGCAACTGGAGCAACGGGCCCTGGCCTTGTTTAAACGCGGCCAGGAGCTGGCGGCAAAGCAGGGATTGATATTGGTAGACACCAAATACGAGTTTGGAAAAAAGGACGGAGCCATTATACTGATGGATGAGATCCATACGCCGGACAGCTCGCGCTATTTTTATGCCGATGGTTTTGAAGAACGGTTACAAGCAAACGAGAAACAAAAACAACTGAGCAAGGAGTTTGTGCGGGAATGGCTGATCGCGAATGATTTTATGGGAAAAGAAGGACAGCAGGTTCCTGAAATGAGCGATGAATGGATCAGCACGATCTCGAACCGGTACATTGAGCTTTATGAAAAAGTGATCGGAACTGCTTTTCAGCCCGAAGCATTAACGAACGAGGAATTGTACAAGAGGATTGTTGAGGGGCTGGATGCCTGA
- a CDS encoding trans-sulfuration enzyme family protein has product MSNRKLHPSTIAVRAQVERTNQMEHSAPLFLTSSFAFNTAEDMRAAFADEVEANIYSRYSNPNVDEFANKMALLEGAEAGFAVASGMAAVSMSFFALLKAGDHLLCSRSMFGGTNTVVTKFLPRFGIEYTLVPADDIAAWEAAVRPNTKMIYLETPTNPQLELIDLEAVGRLAKKHNIIYNVDNCFATPALQTPIDFGADLVIHSATKWLDGQGRVLGGVVVGKKELIHDIYLFCRNTGPSLSPFNAWVLSKSLETLDVRIQRHSENALAIAKHFENHPKLKWVKYPFLPSHPQYAIAQKQMKAGGGIVCLELAGGLESGRRFMDALQILSLTPNLGDSRSIASHPASTTHSKVPPADQLAVGITPGLIRISVGLEHVDDIIYDIEQALEQA; this is encoded by the coding sequence ATGAGCAATAGAAAATTACACCCCTCCACAATCGCCGTACGGGCGCAGGTGGAACGTACGAATCAAATGGAGCACTCGGCTCCTCTGTTCTTAACCAGCAGTTTCGCTTTTAACACAGCTGAAGATATGCGCGCGGCTTTTGCTGATGAAGTGGAAGCCAATATTTACAGCCGGTACAGCAATCCAAATGTGGATGAGTTTGCCAATAAAATGGCTTTGTTAGAAGGCGCCGAAGCGGGCTTTGCCGTAGCAAGCGGTATGGCGGCGGTATCGATGTCTTTTTTTGCATTACTGAAAGCCGGCGATCATTTGCTGTGTAGCCGCTCTATGTTTGGAGGCACCAACACCGTAGTTACAAAATTCCTGCCCCGGTTTGGCATTGAATATACATTGGTGCCGGCAGACGATATTGCGGCCTGGGAAGCCGCCGTGCGGCCCAATACAAAAATGATCTACCTGGAAACCCCTACCAATCCCCAGTTAGAGCTGATCGACCTGGAAGCCGTAGGCCGGCTGGCCAAAAAACACAACATCATTTACAATGTTGACAATTGTTTTGCTACGCCTGCATTGCAAACCCCCATTGATTTTGGGGCGGATCTGGTTATTCATTCCGCCACCAAATGGCTGGACGGGCAGGGCCGTGTTTTAGGCGGCGTGGTTGTGGGTAAAAAGGAACTCATTCACGACATTTATCTTTTCTGCCGGAATACGGGACCTTCCCTTTCTCCGTTTAACGCCTGGGTACTTTCAAAGAGCCTGGAAACACTGGACGTGCGTATACAGCGTCATTCAGAAAACGCCCTGGCAATAGCGAAACATTTTGAGAATCATCCCAAATTAAAATGGGTTAAATATCCTTTTCTACCCTCCCATCCGCAATATGCGATTGCACAAAAACAAATGAAGGCCGGCGGCGGCATTGTTTGTTTAGAGCTGGCCGGCGGTTTGGAAAGCGGGCGCCGGTTTATGGATGCGCTGCAAATTTTATCGCTGACGCCCAACCTGGGCGACTCCAGGAGTATTGCCTCCCACCCGGCAAGCACCACCCACTCCAAAGTGCCTCCTGCCGATCAGCTGGCCGTGGGCATTACCCCGGGATTGATCCGCATTTCCGTGGGACTGGAGCATGTGGACGATATTATTTATGATATAGAACAGGCACTGGAACAGGCATAA
- a CDS encoding DUF4270 domain-containing protein, whose translation MKRTLILSVSITTLVAALFLFSCSKINVATDLGQNVLPPIDNVHTFDTTIDVTTTNGQFALDADSFRTGLAFYQMIGKISSDPLFGKTDAQMYLQLSPTAYPFKNVPGKLYLDSVVLVLKHAGTYGDTTIPQTLQVSEIDQSAQFRVDSSYLLSQTFPTAGVLGTATVIPAHLKDSFQVVSYPNTHTTANEIRIKLDNSFGQRLLAYDSAGASAPYHNDSTFRTFFKGFAIKSTGGGNGLMVVRPSGDASDSSLTSLVVYYKYDDPTTAGKIDTSFASITLGANDAVASNIQRDYSGSPAAAAFASATPASLLYIQATPGSYANLKIPGLKGFPNCVVHLAELQMESVYDVSDSLFGAPQNMLVDVFDSTAMAFKLMPYAFPITSQLQSDGKTYYFSISSSSGFYSTNTTGQTYYYKKDPSGNLVKQWRFNLTPYVQKYVNGIIPLYSMRLYAPAYTRLPAGDVNALSGTQPLIFPAGTTTYTPAVGRVRLGGGNHPTQRMKLRLVYSKL comes from the coding sequence GTGAAAAGAACGCTTATTCTTTCCGTTAGCATTACCACACTAGTTGCCGCGCTTTTTTTATTTTCCTGCAGTAAAATAAATGTGGCCACGGATTTGGGCCAGAATGTTTTGCCTCCTATAGATAATGTGCACACGTTTGATACAACTATTGATGTAACTACCACAAATGGCCAGTTTGCCCTGGATGCGGATTCGTTCCGGACGGGACTGGCGTTTTATCAGATGATTGGTAAAATCTCAAGCGACCCGCTTTTTGGCAAAACAGATGCCCAGATGTATCTGCAATTGTCGCCCACCGCTTACCCTTTTAAAAATGTGCCGGGTAAATTATACCTGGATTCCGTAGTGCTTGTTTTAAAGCATGCCGGTACTTATGGCGATACCACGATCCCGCAAACCCTGCAGGTTTCAGAAATAGATCAATCTGCCCAATTCAGGGTGGATTCCAGCTACCTGCTGTCCCAAACTTTTCCCACAGCGGGTGTTTTAGGAACGGCAACAGTGATACCGGCGCATCTTAAAGATAGTTTCCAGGTAGTAAGCTATCCTAATACACACACAACGGCGAATGAGATAAGAATAAAGTTGGACAACAGCTTTGGCCAGCGGCTTTTGGCTTATGATTCCGCTGGCGCCAGCGCTCCTTACCATAATGATTCTACCTTCAGAACCTTTTTTAAAGGCTTTGCTATAAAATCGACCGGTGGCGGAAATGGGTTGATGGTGGTGCGGCCTTCCGGCGATGCGAGCGACAGCTCCCTAACATCGCTGGTGGTTTATTACAAGTATGATGACCCCACTACAGCGGGTAAGATCGATACCAGTTTTGCGAGCATTACGCTGGGCGCCAACGATGCAGTTGCGAGCAATATTCAGCGCGATTATTCAGGAAGCCCTGCCGCAGCGGCCTTTGCCAGCGCAACACCGGCATCCCTTCTGTATATTCAGGCAACGCCGGGTAGCTATGCCAATTTAAAGATCCCCGGTTTGAAAGGATTCCCCAATTGTGTGGTGCATCTGGCTGAGTTGCAAATGGAATCGGTTTATGATGTTTCGGACTCCCTGTTCGGCGCTCCGCAGAATATGCTGGTGGACGTATTTGATTCCACGGCCATGGCCTTTAAGTTGATGCCGTATGCATTCCCGATCACATCGCAATTGCAATCCGATGGTAAAACCTATTATTTCTCTATTTCCAGTTCCAGTGGTTTTTACAGCACTAACACCACCGGACAAACCTATTATTATAAAAAAGATCCATCCGGAAATCTGGTGAAACAATGGCGGTTTAATTTAACGCCTTATGTACAGAAGTATGTGAACGGTATTATACCGCTCTATAGCATGCGCCTGTATGCGCCGGCATACACGAGATTGCCCGCCGGAGATGTAAATGCCCTTTCGGGTACACAGCCGTTGATATTCCCCGCGGGAACCACCACCTATACACCTGCTGTGGGCAGGGTGCGGTTGGGTGGAGGCAACCACCCCACACAACGAATGAAACTGCGCCTTGTGTATTCAAAACTTTAA
- a CDS encoding coiled-coil domain-containing protein — MANTNYPSASSQQTGAPRTPGNNTGRNVLIGLLVAALLGTWGYILWSKNAPSGTGTTASTNPEVATAMSESDSLRQMFNLAEMRLDSITGANNNLQGEKTTLQKEIDDRKAEITKILNDKKATAGDLQKARHLIGELNGQIGKLEAQVTQLRGENQELTARNTHLSQEKDVLNQNLDTRTKENDALASTVDVGSTLAASGMSITPLKEKRNGKEKQTNFARKVDLLRVAFNVENRITTSGPADLYVIVTDPKGTVVQNTQLSSGSMTTRQDGDRNFTAKVPVEYEQGTRKGVAFPIQNPDGFVPGDYKIEVYHNGFKIGEGIRSLRKGIFG; from the coding sequence ATGGCAAACACGAATTATCCGTCAGCTTCTTCCCAACAAACAGGCGCGCCGCGTACTCCCGGTAACAACACGGGCAGGAACGTGTTAATTGGTTTACTGGTTGCAGCGCTTTTAGGTACCTGGGGTTATATCCTATGGAGCAAAAATGCACCTTCCGGAACAGGCACTACCGCCAGTACTAATCCCGAAGTGGCTACAGCAATGTCTGAGTCCGATTCATTGAGACAAATGTTCAACCTGGCAGAGATGCGCCTGGATTCCATTACCGGTGCGAACAACAACCTGCAGGGTGAAAAGACCACGCTTCAAAAAGAAATCGATGATCGCAAAGCTGAGATCACCAAAATCCTGAACGACAAAAAAGCCACCGCAGGCGATTTGCAAAAGGCGCGTCATCTGATTGGCGAATTAAATGGTCAGATCGGCAAACTGGAAGCCCAGGTAACACAGTTGAGAGGTGAAAACCAGGAACTGACCGCCCGCAACACACATCTGAGCCAGGAAAAAGATGTATTGAATCAGAACCTGGATACAAGAACAAAGGAAAATGATGCTTTAGCCAGCACCGTTGACGTGGGTAGCACGCTGGCCGCTTCAGGTATGAGCATTACTCCGTTAAAAGAAAAAAGAAACGGTAAAGAAAAGCAAACCAACTTTGCCCGTAAGGTAGATTTGCTGCGCGTTGCATTCAATGTGGAAAACCGCATCACGACCTCTGGTCCGGCCGATCTGTATGTGATCGTTACCGATCCTAAGGGCACTGTGGTTCAAAACACGCAATTATCTTCCGGTTCTATGACTACCCGCCAGGATGGCGACAGAAACTTTACTGCAAAAGTTCCCGTTGAATATGAGCAGGGTACCCGCAAAGGAGTAGCTTTCCCTATTCAGAATCCAGACGGTTTTGTGCCCGGCGACTACAAAATTGAAGTATATCACAACGGGTTTAAAATTGGCGAAGGGATCCGCAGTTTAAGAAAAGGCATATTTGGCTAA
- a CDS encoding OsmC family protein, producing the protein MAKVILKRVSGDYGFDTVNENGTVVKMDSNPEMGGTEYGARPMQLLLNALAGCASIDVISILKKQRQEIKDYSVTVTGEREAGVEPSLWKEIQMVFEITGNVEEGKAQRAVEISLNKYCSVAVTLVKAGATIQTNVIVRNA; encoded by the coding sequence ATGGCAAAAGTTATATTAAAAAGAGTGAGTGGGGATTACGGGTTTGATACCGTAAATGAAAATGGCACGGTTGTAAAAATGGACTCTAATCCCGAGATGGGCGGAACAGAATATGGCGCCCGCCCAATGCAATTATTATTAAATGCCCTGGCGGGATGCGCCAGTATTGATGTGATCAGTATTTTAAAGAAGCAGCGCCAGGAGATAAAAGATTATTCGGTTACCGTAACCGGCGAAAGAGAAGCAGGTGTTGAACCTTCCCTTTGGAAGGAAATTCAAATGGTTTTTGAAATTACCGGCAATGTGGAGGAAGGAAAAGCCCAGCGCGCGGTAGAAATATCTTTAAATAAATATTGCTCTGTGGCGGTTACTCTTGTAAAAGCCGGAGCAACTATTCAAACAAACGTGATTGTTCGCAACGCATGA